The Luteibacter flocculans genomic interval CGGCGTTCGACACGGCGATACGCGCCTTAACGCGGCGCGAGTCCGCATCGAGCACATCGCTTATCGACTGGACGGTACCCTGCACATGCCGCCCCGGAAGGCTGGGCAGAACGATATCGGCCGACAGTCCAGGCGTGATTTCGGCCGACTCGTTTTCAGCCACGTTCGCGGTGACCCATACATGGCGCAAGTCGGTGATCGTCATCAGCGCTGCCGAGGCGTCATTGACGAAAGCACCCTGCGCGGCGGATAGCGCCGTGATGCTGCCATCCGTCGGAGCGACCACCGTCATATGGCCGGCGCTGCCTGGGTGAGTGGTCTCACTCGTGATCGAATCCAGCCGCGCCTGTGTGCGATCGTGCTCGGCGCGCGCCTGGATGAAGGCGCTGCGTGCGGCGTCCAGATCTTTCTGGGCGGCACCGCCGGCCTGCTTCACGCCCTCGGCGCGATCGAGCGTCGCCTTGGCGAGTGCGAGCGCATCGGTTGCCTTCTGCTGGTCGGTAACGGCTTGGGCATAGTCGCTCGACGCCATCACGGCCAGGAGCTGTCCACGCTTCACGCGATCGCCGAGCCTGACGTCGAGCTCGACGATGCGTCCCGTCAGAGGTGCCAGAACGTTGATGGTATGGGCGGGATCGGCCTCGACGAGTGCGGGTGCCGACAAAGCATGGGGCAGTCCGTGCAGCGCGACGGACTGCACTTTCAGACGTGTACGAAGCGGTGAAGCCGGCGGTACACGGATGACACCGTGATCGACGACGATGGCCGGTGTCGCTTCCTGAGAGGGGCTGTCGTTGGAACAAGCTGCCAAGAGTAGAGAAAGAATCAGGGCCGTAAGGGTATGGCGAGCATGGAACAGCATGGGAATTCCCGGTGCTTGGGCATAGAAAACCCGTCGCGGGTCATGGCCCGCGAGCAGGAATGGCACGGAGAGAATGGATATCGCCCGTCAGGGCGACGGCATGCTCCGCGGCGTGTTCACGCAAAGACCCGTGGGAACGGGTCGGAGCTCTTCAGTGCAACGTGCCGATGCCAGCGCGCGACCGGGCGCACACTGCCCGGTTCGCGATGCCAGCGCATATCAATGGTTGCCATGGTCACCGACGTGTTCAGCGGTGCGGGGACCGTGATGGTCCAGTCATGGCGGGAAGCGACACGGCGATCCAGCAGCGATCGGCCCGCAGCGCGCAGACGAAAGACATCGCGAAGGAGCTTCATAGCCCATCTCCTCGTTACGGCCCAAGACGGCCGTCAGGAGTGGGCCGGTCTTCCCTAGTCGAGGAAAGCGCCGGCCGACCGCAGGCGGTCGCCGCAGGCAATCAGCTTGTGATGCGACGCCGGCATCCGATGCTCGCGGATGTCGACATGGCGACTAGGGTTATCGTCCATATGCCTTGGTTTGGTCGGACAGGAATGCCGCGGGCGCTGGTGGCCGACGGCCCGCGCATTGTCTTGACGCACTGCGACAGAGTCAATGCCCTTGCAGACGAAAGTTCTTGCGTCAGCACCCGGCAAAACATCTCGCCGCTATAGCCGCTTCTACAGTCCTTATCCGCATGCAGCCTGTCGCGCGCATCGCTCCAGCCACAGAAAGGATGCGAACGCAGAGGTCGCCGGGTGCTCCTGTGTCTGCTCGATCGTTTCCAGCAGCTTGAATACCGCGGTGCGGTCGACGAGACCAAGATCCGCCAGAGCGCATTCGCGAAGCTGTGCAGCGAGTGTCTTCGCATGGCGTGCGATGAGCGGCGGCAGCACGTTGGCGAAGGTTTCCTTGATGTAGCCCTTCGGGAACACATCGGCGCCCAAATGGTTTTCGAGATAGCGGCGCATCACTTCCCTTCCCTCACGGCTGCTTCGCGGCAGGCGATGGCAGAACGCGGTGAGACGCGGATCGCTCAATGGGTTGACGGGCCATTGGCCATGCGCAAGCAGGTCCGGCGCACGGCATGCCTGGGCCAACAGCGACGTCGCAGGCACAGGACTCTCGGGCGCATCGAAGAGCGTTCGACTGCGCGCGGCGTTGAGTGCTCGCGGCGTCAGCAGACCTTCGGCAAAGCTGCGCGCATCCTTGGCCCAGGCCGGGCCGGCCATGGCGCTTTCGGATACTTCACTTTGGTAGGCGGGGAACAGTTCGTCACCGCCAATGCCGGTGAACATGACATGCCGGCCCTTGACGGACGCCGAGTCCCATAGCGCGGCACAGGCATCCAGGTAGAAATCGTGACAGAACCCGTACGGGCGCTGCGATGGCGAAAGATCCAGGTTCGGTGGGTAGTCGGCGATATCGACGGTCCGGTCGGACAGTCCCAGGCGTTCGGCGATCAGGCGTCGTCGATGGACCTGCGGTCCGCGGACATCGCCGTCCAGAAGGATCCCCTTGCTGTCGATATGCTCATGCCATTGCACGAGCGCCGTGGCGACCGTCGCGGAGTCCATGCCGCCACTCAATTCGACCGACGCGGCACCCAGCCAGGGACGCAGGTTCAAGACGTTTTGCAAGGCGTCTGCGAATCGCGGCAGTGCGTCCTCGCCGTCTTCCGGCGACGGCGTCGTGGGCGCCATCGACTCCGGATAGCGAAACCGCGCCCTGCCCGGCTCCACGTGCAGTGAGGCACGTTCGGTCAGCAACACCACGCCCGTATACAGCTGTCGCGCGGCATACAAGGTGTGCAGCGCCAGTTGATGGCTGGCGACTTCCATATCGATCGCTGCCGGACGATCGGCGAATTCGGCCGAATCCCAGGTGAGGGTCACGCGGTCATCGAGTACTCGCGCGTACACCGGAACCGCACCGAGCACGCCAGCCCGAACGCGAAGGCGGTGGCCGGCTTGCGCGACTTCGATCATTACGTAGTCGAGCGGCCAGAGCAGGCTTTCTTGATAGAGCGAATGGAAGCGGGCTTCGTCGGTCTGCTCGACGACAAGCTTGCCTGCCTCGGCGTGGATCGCATCGCGGGATGCCTTTCGCTCCCTGACCACCACGAACCATTGCTCCGGCGCGCGAACGCACACGGTTTCCAGCAACGGGTGGGTATGGGGTCGGATCCAGCTTGCGCCCATGAACAGGGCGCCTTGTTTGATCGTGGGTTCGAACGACAGATCCGATAGCGATATCTCGGCCTTGATCACCGCTGAGCTCCCTGCAAAGAAAGCCGCCTTCGGACGAAGGCGGCTTCGGCGTGCGTAACGGAACGAAGTTCCGGGGGACTCAGCCCCAATCGCCGCCGCCGTGGATGGAGCCGATGCGGCCAATGTCGCCCGTGTCGTCGATCTTCGGCGCCCATTTGCCGACCGTCACGGTCGGTTGCATCGGTGCTTCCATCTGGATGCCAAACGGGTTCGAGTCGTGCATCACCTGATCGCGCTTATCCATGGAACGCTCCTGAGGTCATACGCCGCCAGATGCGGCTTTGGGACCGTAACACGACGGTCCGGCGTGCGGCGTTGCGAGAACTACGCGTTAACGGCCTTTGGCACGATGTTCAATGCCAGAAATGTGCATGGCCCGACCGTTACGCGTCCGTCGCCGGATACGCGAGCAGGCCATCGGTCCGAACGATGGCTGCCGGTGTCATTCGCCCAAGCTCGCTATGTCCTACGTCGAAGACATGCACCACCTCGCGGCCCGCGGCGATCGCGTAGTCGGTGATGATGCGCCGGTGGCAGCGCCACCAGAGCACCTCCGAGCACATCATCGCGG includes:
- a CDS encoding efflux RND transporter periplasmic adaptor subunit encodes the protein MLFHARHTLTALILSLLLAACSNDSPSQEATPAIVVDHGVIRVPPASPLRTRLKVQSVALHGLPHALSAPALVEADPAHTINVLAPLTGRIVELDVRLGDRVKRGQLLAVMASSDYAQAVTDQQKATDALALAKATLDRAEGVKQAGGAAQKDLDAARSAFIQARAEHDRTQARLDSITSETTHPGSAGHMTVVAPTDGSITALSAAQGAFVNDASAALMTITDLRHVWVTANVAENESAEITPGLSADIVLPSLPGRHVQGTVQSISDVLDADSRRVKARIAVSNADAALKVNMFATATFQVPQTKALLVPQSALLMNNDNVTVFVEVSPWAFRRRTVVLGADEGDQARILEGLQPGARVVVAGGVLIND
- a CDS encoding asparagine synthase-related protein; its protein translation is MIKAEISLSDLSFEPTIKQGALFMGASWIRPHTHPLLETVCVRAPEQWFVVVRERKASRDAIHAEAGKLVVEQTDEARFHSLYQESLLWPLDYVMIEVAQAGHRLRVRAGVLGAVPVYARVLDDRVTLTWDSAEFADRPAAIDMEVASHQLALHTLYAARQLYTGVVLLTERASLHVEPGRARFRYPESMAPTTPSPEDGEDALPRFADALQNVLNLRPWLGAASVELSGGMDSATVATALVQWHEHIDSKGILLDGDVRGPQVHRRRLIAERLGLSDRTVDIADYPPNLDLSPSQRPYGFCHDFYLDACAALWDSASVKGRHVMFTGIGGDELFPAYQSEVSESAMAGPAWAKDARSFAEGLLTPRALNAARSRTLFDAPESPVPATSLLAQACRAPDLLAHGQWPVNPLSDPRLTAFCHRLPRSSREGREVMRRYLENHLGADVFPKGYIKETFANVLPPLIARHAKTLAAQLRECALADLGLVDRTAVFKLLETIEQTQEHPATSAFASFLWLERCARQAACG